A region from the Halosolutus gelatinilyticus genome encodes:
- a CDS encoding N-acetylmuramoyl-L-alanine amidase — MCLECTRHDDEAHESEATDDRTGDRSRWNRRSFLRASGAAAGTGTLLGTQTDRAAASHTECPAADRWVGSPNHSTRQYGINWIVIHVTAGAYQGALNTLTSSDSGVSSHYLVKNYDWTSGPAAGHVDQLVHHNRAAWHARYIANHRSIGIEHEWFNDNGISEACYQSSAELVRCIADTYDIPLEFYTSNTCIQNHSGGIIGHTHVPDGGCDSFYHGGRTCPYPDWDMDYFASLVRDGDGGDKFQDGDQVRTTTGLNGREGPGLNYDVVRTYPEGTQGEIMNGPETNDGYTWWGIHFPSYNEWVWCVERYLAHA, encoded by the coding sequence ATGTGCCTCGAGTGCACACGACACGACGACGAAGCGCACGAATCGGAAGCGACCGACGATCGGACGGGCGATCGCTCGAGGTGGAATCGCCGATCCTTCCTCCGGGCGTCCGGTGCTGCGGCCGGAACGGGGACGCTCCTGGGAACCCAGACGGACCGCGCGGCCGCGTCGCACACGGAGTGTCCGGCGGCGGACCGGTGGGTTGGATCACCGAACCACAGCACTCGCCAGTACGGTATCAACTGGATCGTCATCCACGTCACCGCCGGCGCCTACCAGGGCGCGCTGAACACGCTGACCAGTTCGGATTCGGGCGTCAGCTCCCACTACCTCGTGAAAAACTACGACTGGACCAGCGGTCCGGCAGCCGGCCACGTCGATCAGCTCGTTCACCACAACCGCGCAGCGTGGCACGCCCGGTACATCGCGAACCACCGCTCGATCGGTATCGAGCACGAGTGGTTCAACGACAACGGCATCTCCGAGGCGTGTTACCAGTCGTCGGCGGAGCTCGTCCGGTGTATCGCCGACACGTACGACATCCCGCTCGAGTTCTACACGAGCAACACGTGCATTCAAAATCATTCCGGCGGGATCATCGGCCACACGCACGTCCCGGACGGCGGGTGTGACAGTTTCTATCACGGAGGCCGAACCTGTCCGTACCCGGACTGGGACATGGACTACTTCGCGAGCCTCGTCCGCGACGGCGACGGCGGCGACAAGTTCCAGGACGGCGATCAGGTGCGCACCACGACCGGTCTCAACGGACGGGAGGGCCCCGGCCTCAACTACGACGTCGTCCGAACGTATCCCGAGGGAACGCAAGGCGAGATCATGAACGGCCCCGAAACCAACGACGGCTACACCTGGTGGGGCATTCACTTCCCCAGCTACAACGAGTGGGTCTGGTGCGTCGAGCGCTACCTCGCGCACGCCTGA
- a CDS encoding phosphotransferase family protein: MSDDYYERLVDEDALATYLEDHLGEVDRYEVERHQEGHSNETLYVAWGDRNLVIRRPPPGETADTAHDVLREYRVTNALVETDVPVPEPLLACEDHGVIGSDFYVMERLDGVVIRDEEPDRFADPASRRRIGEELVDTLASIHDLDYEAIDLGEFGYPEGYTERQVDRWGQQLMWAFDVTAEEREVPALYEVGAWLQENRPDEHPHALVHGDYKLDNVMYGPARADGSRDERAGGTREQPELIGVFDWEMATLGDPRADLGWMLSYWRDPKDPEPVIPELTSTFMEREGYPTRRELVDRWESRTGYAFERERFYRALGVYKLAALGEMFYRRYLEGNSDDPMYPKMEDRVPALAERATRIIEGDEPL, encoded by the coding sequence ATGAGCGACGACTACTACGAGCGGCTGGTCGACGAGGACGCGCTGGCGACCTACCTCGAGGATCACCTCGGCGAGGTCGACCGGTACGAGGTCGAGCGCCACCAGGAAGGCCACTCGAACGAAACGTTGTACGTCGCCTGGGGCGATCGGAACCTGGTGATCCGTCGGCCGCCGCCAGGCGAGACCGCGGACACCGCACACGACGTCCTTCGAGAGTATCGCGTGACGAACGCGCTCGTCGAGACCGACGTTCCGGTTCCCGAGCCGCTGCTGGCCTGCGAGGATCACGGCGTCATCGGCAGCGACTTCTACGTGATGGAGCGACTCGACGGCGTGGTGATCCGCGACGAGGAACCCGATCGGTTCGCCGATCCCGCCTCCCGACGGCGGATCGGCGAGGAACTGGTCGACACGCTGGCGTCGATCCACGACCTGGACTACGAGGCGATCGACCTCGGCGAGTTCGGCTATCCCGAGGGGTACACCGAACGACAGGTCGACCGGTGGGGCCAACAGCTGATGTGGGCCTTCGACGTCACGGCCGAGGAGCGGGAGGTTCCGGCCCTCTACGAGGTCGGCGCGTGGCTGCAGGAGAACCGCCCCGACGAGCATCCGCACGCGCTCGTCCACGGGGATTACAAACTGGATAACGTGATGTACGGACCGGCGAGAGCCGACGGCTCCCGGGACGAACGAGCGGGCGGCACCCGCGAGCAGCCGGAACTGATCGGCGTCTTCGACTGGGAGATGGCGACCCTCGGCGATCCCCGGGCCGATCTGGGCTGGATGCTCTCTTACTGGCGCGACCCGAAAGATCCCGAGCCCGTGATCCCGGAACTCACCTCGACGTTCATGGAGCGCGAGGGGTATCCGACCCGACGCGAGTTGGTCGATCGCTGGGAGTCCCGAACGGGCTACGCGTTCGAACGCGAGCGGTTCTACCGCGCCCTGGGGGTGTACAAGCTGGCCGCCCTGGGCGAGATGTTCTACCGCCGGTACCTGGAGGGCAACAGCGACGATCCGATGTACCCGAAGATGGAAGACCGCGTCCCGGCGCTCGCCGAGCGAGCGACGCGGATCATCGAGGGCGACGAGCCGCTCTGA
- a CDS encoding 3-hydroxyacyl-CoA dehydrogenase/enoyl-CoA hydratase family protein: MAYEDIDRVAVLGAGNMGHGITEVTAMAGYDVAMRDIEAELVEDGYEQIAWSLEKLEEKDLLDEPADAILDRIDTTTDLEEAVADADLVIEAAPENLDLKHDIFGDLEAYCDEDALLATNTSSLPITDIAQAIDTPERVLGLHFFNPPVKMDLVEVIYGEETSDEAADAGYEWVESIGKTPIYVRKDVRGFVVNTIVGPFGGEPAWMVSNGEATIRQADAAMVHRRGYPMGPFELADLTGIDVGYHVRKEGGGDIPPIIEEQVEAEELGRKTGKGYYDYEGGDGADYEPGDGEGFDTLRVEARMINRAASLVGEDVATPDAVDTGVQLGLGFPEGICRRGDKIGLDRVLEKLETLREETDDDRFEPHPYLVELVEDGKTGEDAGAGFYEYDDGDGALEGYHHLNAEIEDRVLRVELDRPSRMNALSADLLAEIDELFSSVDVDEIRCATIEGAGDRAFSAGADITGFGSLEPTDAMDVTPAFETVHDFPRPVVAKIDGYCLGAGLELALACDLRIATERSAFGAPEIGLGLIPGGGGTQRLMRVLGETRAKELVFRGNHIDADRAEEWGLVNRTVSRGEFDETVAEFVDDLRSGPPIGLNVAKKVMNEGSEVGLEAALAMESQGFGLLLSTEDVMEGTAAFAEDREPEFEGR, encoded by the coding sequence ATGGCATACGAGGACATCGATCGCGTCGCGGTGCTCGGCGCGGGCAATATGGGACACGGAATCACGGAAGTGACCGCGATGGCGGGCTACGACGTTGCGATGCGCGATATCGAAGCCGAACTCGTCGAAGATGGTTACGAACAGATCGCCTGGAGCCTCGAGAAACTCGAGGAGAAGGACCTGCTCGACGAACCCGCGGACGCGATCCTCGATCGTATCGACACCACCACCGACCTCGAAGAAGCGGTCGCCGACGCCGACCTCGTGATCGAGGCCGCGCCCGAGAATCTCGACCTGAAACACGACATTTTCGGCGATCTCGAGGCGTACTGCGACGAGGACGCGCTGCTCGCGACCAACACGTCGAGCCTTCCGATCACGGACATCGCGCAGGCGATCGACACGCCGGAACGCGTGCTGGGACTCCACTTCTTCAATCCGCCGGTGAAGATGGACCTCGTGGAGGTCATCTACGGCGAGGAGACGAGCGACGAGGCCGCCGACGCCGGCTACGAGTGGGTCGAGTCGATCGGCAAGACGCCGATCTACGTCCGCAAGGACGTCCGCGGCTTCGTCGTCAACACGATCGTCGGCCCGTTCGGCGGCGAACCCGCCTGGATGGTCTCGAACGGGGAGGCCACGATCCGGCAGGCCGACGCCGCGATGGTCCACCGGCGGGGCTACCCGATGGGGCCGTTCGAACTCGCCGACCTGACCGGGATCGACGTCGGCTACCACGTGCGCAAGGAAGGCGGCGGCGACATTCCGCCGATCATCGAGGAGCAAGTCGAGGCCGAGGAACTCGGCCGGAAGACCGGGAAGGGATACTACGACTACGAGGGCGGCGACGGGGCCGACTACGAACCCGGCGACGGGGAGGGTTTCGACACCCTCCGCGTCGAGGCCAGGATGATCAACCGGGCGGCGTCCCTCGTCGGCGAGGACGTCGCCACGCCCGATGCAGTTGACACCGGCGTCCAGCTCGGACTCGGCTTCCCGGAAGGGATCTGCCGCCGCGGGGACAAGATCGGACTCGACAGGGTGCTCGAGAAACTCGAAACCCTCCGCGAGGAGACCGACGACGATCGATTCGAGCCCCACCCGTACCTCGTCGAACTCGTCGAGGACGGCAAGACCGGCGAGGATGCGGGTGCAGGCTTCTACGAGTACGACGACGGCGACGGCGCGCTGGAGGGATACCACCACCTGAACGCCGAGATCGAGGATCGCGTGCTGCGAGTCGAACTCGATCGACCCTCCCGGATGAACGCCCTCTCGGCCGACCTGCTCGCGGAGATCGACGAGCTGTTCTCCTCGGTCGACGTCGACGAAATTCGCTGTGCGACGATCGAAGGGGCGGGCGATCGGGCCTTCAGCGCCGGCGCGGACATCACCGGCTTCGGCTCGCTCGAACCGACCGACGCGATGGACGTCACGCCGGCCTTCGAGACGGTCCACGACTTCCCGCGGCCGGTCGTCGCGAAGATCGACGGCTACTGTCTCGGGGCCGGGCTGGAACTCGCGCTCGCCTGCGACCTCCGGATCGCGACCGAGCGATCGGCCTTCGGCGCGCCGGAGATCGGCCTCGGGCTCATCCCCGGCGGCGGCGGGACCCAGCGCCTGATGCGGGTTCTCGGCGAGACCCGCGCGAAAGAACTGGTCTTCCGCGGGAACCACATCGACGCCGATCGCGCCGAGGAGTGGGGGCTGGTCAACCGCACCGTTTCCCGCGGCGAGTTCGACGAAACCGTCGCCGAGTTCGTCGACGACCTGCGCAGCGGCCCGCCGATCGGACTCAACGTTGCCAAGAAGGTGATGAACGAGGGTTCGGAGGTCGGACTCGAGGCCGCACTCGCGATGGAGAGCCAGGGCTTCGGCCTCCTGCTCAGCACGGAGGACGTGATGGAGGGGACCGCCGCGTTCGCCGAGGATCGCGAACCGGAGTTCGAGGGACGGTGA
- a CDS encoding mRNA surveillance protein pelota, producing MQIKDREHVEGGRERVTVVPESVDDLWHLQYVLEPGDRVAGDTTRRIQRNDDQMRDTGGEREHMWVAIAVEDIEFHKFANRLRVGGEIVACSREDQLGFHHTLNVEERDELSIEKWFKPDQEARLEEAEEATENPDVAIATVEEGEAHVHTVAQYGTEERATITGPTGKGEYARDRSELFSELGDVLKRQDADAIILAGPGFTKQDAYKYLEQNEPEVAEKVTMVDTASVGDRGVHEVLKRGAVADVQQETRIESEAEYIDELTKRIAEGAKAAYGPDDVKRAAEYGAIERLLIVDDRLRQERGPDGEWAIDVDEVVRTAEQKGGEVTVFSSEFPPGEQLSNLGGIAALLRYRLD from the coding sequence ATGCAGATCAAAGACCGGGAGCACGTCGAGGGCGGACGCGAACGGGTGACCGTCGTCCCCGAGAGCGTCGACGACCTCTGGCACCTCCAGTACGTCCTCGAGCCCGGCGATCGGGTCGCGGGCGATACGACCCGGCGGATCCAGCGCAACGACGACCAGATGCGGGATACGGGCGGCGAGCGCGAGCACATGTGGGTCGCGATCGCCGTCGAGGATATCGAGTTCCACAAGTTCGCGAACCGGCTGCGCGTCGGCGGCGAGATCGTCGCCTGTTCGCGCGAGGACCAGCTCGGCTTTCACCACACGCTGAACGTCGAGGAGCGCGACGAACTCTCGATCGAAAAGTGGTTCAAACCGGATCAGGAGGCCCGACTCGAGGAGGCCGAGGAGGCCACCGAGAACCCCGACGTGGCGATCGCGACCGTCGAGGAGGGCGAGGCCCACGTCCACACGGTCGCCCAGTACGGCACCGAGGAGCGGGCGACGATTACCGGTCCCACCGGCAAGGGCGAGTACGCTCGGGATCGATCGGAACTGTTCTCGGAACTCGGCGACGTCCTCAAGCGCCAGGACGCCGACGCGATCATCCTCGCCGGCCCCGGCTTCACGAAGCAGGACGCCTACAAGTACCTGGAGCAGAACGAGCCCGAAGTCGCCGAGAAGGTGACGATGGTCGACACGGCGAGCGTCGGCGATCGCGGCGTTCACGAGGTCCTCAAGCGCGGCGCGGTCGCGGACGTTCAACAGGAGACCCGCATCGAGAGCGAGGCCGAGTACATCGACGAACTCACGAAGCGCATCGCCGAGGGCGCGAAGGCGGCCTACGGGCCCGACGACGTGAAGCGGGCCGCAGAGTACGGCGCGATCGAACGTCTGCTGATCGTCGACGATCGGCTGCGACAGGAGCGCGGCCCCGACGGCGAGTGGGCGATCGACGTCGACGAGGTCGTCCGCACGGCCGAGCAGAAAGGCGGCGAGGTGACGGTCTTCTCGAGCGAGTTCCCGCCGGGGGAACAGCTCTCGAATCTCGGCGGCATCGCGGCGCTGTTGCGGTACCGGCTCGACTGA
- a CDS encoding MaoC/PaaZ C-terminal domain-containing protein gives MAAETPSFDDLEIGHEVVTHSRTITEADVRNYAGVSGDFNPLHLSERFTAEETPFGEPIAHGALLFGIASGLLWQYRHERPETIAFYGVDELRFTSPVTMGATVHAESELIDKEPRDHPVANGVARYETRLVTDEDAVALSCEMLTLVR, from the coding sequence ATGGCCGCGGAGACGCCGTCGTTCGACGACCTCGAGATCGGTCACGAGGTCGTCACCCACTCGCGGACGATCACGGAAGCCGACGTGCGAAACTACGCGGGCGTCAGCGGCGACTTCAACCCGCTGCACCTGAGCGAGCGGTTCACCGCCGAGGAGACGCCGTTCGGCGAGCCGATCGCCCACGGCGCCCTGCTGTTCGGGATCGCGAGCGGACTGCTGTGGCAGTACCGCCACGAACGGCCGGAGACGATCGCGTTCTACGGCGTCGACGAGCTTCGATTCACGAGCCCCGTGACGATGGGGGCGACGGTCCACGCCGAGTCCGAGTTGATCGACAAGGAGCCACGGGACCACCCCGTCGCGAACGGCGTTGCCCGGTACGAGACGCGACTCGTCACCGACGAGGACGCAGTCGCGCTCTCCTGCGAGATGCTGACACTGGTGCGCTGA
- a CDS encoding luciferase family protein — translation MTSTTTPTSDANAGERIVETVSAWRGVTVAPHRLGTDEFTIDGREFGHTHGDRVVDINFPKRAADHLIATGGTNEHRFAGGGWTSFAIESDEDVDRAIRLLRLSYLLTALTLRRKPAGEAILSEIDLDAELEALEADDEIEAIVDRMRP, via the coding sequence ATGACATCGACTACCACGCCCACGAGTGACGCCAACGCCGGCGAGCGGATCGTCGAAACGGTCTCGGCGTGGCGCGGCGTCACCGTCGCTCCGCACCGACTCGGCACCGACGAGTTCACGATCGACGGCCGGGAGTTCGGCCACACCCACGGCGACCGCGTCGTCGACATCAACTTCCCGAAGCGCGCGGCGGATCACCTCATCGCGACTGGCGGGACGAACGAACACCGCTTCGCCGGCGGCGGCTGGACGAGTTTCGCGATCGAGTCCGACGAAGACGTCGATCGCGCGATCCGCCTGCTTCGACTCTCGTATCTCCTCACCGCGCTCACGCTCCGCCGAAAGCCGGCGGGAGAAGCGATCCTCTCCGAGATCGATCTCGACGCCGAACTCGAAGCACTCGAGGCCGACGACGAGATCGAGGCGATCGTCGATCGGATGCGCCCGTAA
- a CDS encoding Lrp/AsnC family transcriptional regulator: MTEEEAPDWDFKDRDIAILCELAEDPQLSSRELTRVLKEDYDIDVSHVTVSESIRRMRDEGVFREAIIPNEEYYIFALFEFKFNTANFAESWYDAMEHIREDKHTLFFFLSDGEYQWKTVMMFRDREEVSKWIHNCYKEYGDVIANVRNSAVHNVLKFRTDPRIYEDLGEEHGEK; encoded by the coding sequence ATGACCGAGGAGGAAGCGCCGGACTGGGACTTCAAGGACCGCGACATCGCGATTCTCTGCGAACTTGCCGAGGATCCGCAGCTCTCGTCTCGGGAGTTGACGAGGGTGCTGAAAGAGGACTACGACATCGACGTCTCGCACGTCACCGTTAGCGAATCCATCCGGCGGATGCGCGACGAGGGCGTCTTCCGGGAGGCGATCATCCCGAACGAGGAGTACTACATCTTCGCGCTCTTCGAGTTCAAGTTCAACACGGCGAACTTCGCCGAGAGCTGGTACGACGCGATGGAGCACATCCGCGAGGACAAGCACACCCTCTTTTTCTTCCTTTCGGACGGCGAGTACCAGTGGAAGACGGTGATGATGTTCCGGGACCGCGAGGAGGTCTCGAAGTGGATCCACAACTGCTACAAGGAGTACGGCGACGTCATCGCGAACGTCAGGAACTCGGCCGTCCACAACGTGCTCAAGTTCCGGACCGATCCCCGGATCTACGAGGACCTCGGCGAAGAACACGGCGAGAAGTGA
- a CDS encoding lysylphosphatidylglycerol synthase transmembrane domain-containing protein, producing MTDDHHAADDRRVTDDRQTGDDRRAVVGIVSRSQLVRIGGGFAVAMILLAVLAVGLGLEDLRTMLSTASIEWIAVAFLSTGLCFAAWARSWQIVLGVIDVDEPFSTLVVTYAAATFANFVTPMGQAGGEPFIAYVLSRETDASFEDSLATVVTVDLLNLLASFGLALCSLVLLAARIDLPNSIESIAGGLAVAAIGVVILATISWRFRTRLAGVIEGGIEPAARLVPGLTVTGIQNRLRELYDAFNRIGAERRTLARAFVFSISGWALFVLPLILAGRAVGLMIGPFVAFFVVPASMLAGYVPSPGGLGSIEVVLTGLLLALVAVTAAEAYAITLIYRIATYWFGITVGGIAALELLRRQ from the coding sequence GTGACGGATGATCACCACGCGGCCGACGATCGACGCGTGACCGACGATCGCCAGACGGGTGACGATCGTCGCGCAGTCGTGGGGATCGTCTCGCGGTCGCAACTGGTCCGAATCGGGGGCGGGTTCGCCGTCGCGATGATCCTCCTGGCGGTGTTGGCCGTCGGTCTCGGGCTCGAGGACCTTCGGACGATGCTCTCGACCGCATCGATCGAGTGGATCGCCGTCGCGTTCCTCTCGACGGGACTGTGTTTCGCCGCGTGGGCCCGGAGCTGGCAGATCGTTCTGGGCGTCATCGACGTCGACGAACCGTTCTCGACGCTGGTAGTGACGTACGCCGCCGCGACGTTCGCCAACTTCGTGACGCCGATGGGGCAGGCGGGCGGCGAACCGTTTATCGCGTACGTGCTCTCCCGGGAGACGGACGCGAGCTTCGAGGATAGCCTCGCGACCGTCGTGACCGTGGACCTGCTGAACCTGCTCGCGTCGTTCGGTCTCGCGCTGTGCAGCCTGGTTTTGCTCGCGGCGCGAATCGACCTCCCGAACTCGATCGAATCGATCGCGGGCGGCCTCGCCGTCGCGGCGATCGGCGTGGTGATTCTCGCGACGATCAGCTGGCGGTTTCGAACGCGGCTGGCAGGGGTTATCGAGGGGGGGATCGAACCGGCCGCGCGGCTGGTTCCCGGGCTGACCGTCACCGGCATCCAGAACCGGCTTCGGGAGCTCTACGACGCGTTCAATCGGATCGGGGCCGAGCGGCGGACGCTCGCTCGCGCGTTCGTGTTCTCGATCAGCGGGTGGGCGCTGTTCGTCCTCCCGCTGATTCTGGCGGGCCGAGCCGTCGGCCTGATGATCGGTCCGTTCGTCGCGTTCTTCGTCGTTCCGGCGAGCATGCTCGCCGGGTACGTCCCGTCTCCGGGCGGCCTCGGTAGTATCGAGGTGGTCCTCACGGGACTGTTGCTCGCCCTGGTCGCGGTGACGGCCGCCGAGGCCTACGCGATCACCCTCATCTACCGGATCGCCACCTACTGGTTCGGCATCACGGTGGGCGGGATCGCCGCGCTGGAGCTCCTCCGGCGACAGTAA